One part of the Acidobacteriota bacterium genome encodes these proteins:
- a CDS encoding PIG-L family deacetylase, whose amino-acid sequence MLRMLAVTAHPDDEAAFFGGSLRLYSDRGVETSVVCLTPGQAASHRSGVRDDRELSGIRRKEFAASCAILNVSRFAVLDYLDGQLHRIEMHRAVADLVRHIREFRPHVVLSMGPEGAITGHTDHSMASVFATLAFHWAGRSNRCADQLDAGLHPHRAQKLYYSTSPAALPGRQPISFPPCTARIALGSYRQAKIDAFHAHQTQSPVFPIFDAHVAKFGDSELFNLAASVAPTDGSMETDLFAGVNDEG is encoded by the coding sequence ATGCTTCGAATGCTCGCAGTCACCGCGCACCCCGACGACGAGGCCGCGTTTTTCGGCGGAAGCCTCCGCCTCTACAGCGATCGCGGAGTGGAGACGTCCGTGGTCTGCCTGACTCCGGGACAAGCCGCCAGCCATCGCAGCGGAGTGCGCGACGATCGCGAGCTATCCGGTATCCGGCGCAAGGAGTTTGCCGCCTCGTGCGCGATCCTGAACGTCAGCCGTTTCGCGGTGCTCGACTATCTGGACGGCCAGTTGCATCGCATCGAAATGCATCGGGCCGTGGCCGATCTGGTGCGGCACATTCGCGAATTTCGCCCGCATGTTGTTTTGTCGATGGGTCCAGAGGGTGCCATCACCGGCCACACGGATCACTCCATGGCTTCGGTGTTTGCGACTTTGGCCTTTCATTGGGCAGGCCGCAGCAATCGTTGCGCTGATCAACTGGACGCCGGCCTCCATCCACATCGCGCGCAGAAGCTTTACTATTCCACGTCCCCAGCTGCGTTACCGGGCCGGCAGCCGATCTCTTTCCCGCCCTGCACTGCTCGCATCGCGCTCGGTTCGTACCGGCAAGCGAAGATCGACGCCTTTCACGCTCATCAAACCCAATCGCCCGTCTTTCCGATTTTCGATGCACATGTCGCAAAGTTCGGCGACTCGGAACTGTTCAACCTGGCTGCCAGCGTCGCGCCCACCGATGGCTCGATGGAAACGGACCTCTTCGCCGGAGTTAACGACGAGGGCTAG
- the rimM gene encoding 16S rRNA processing protein RimM, with protein sequence MVKTQGRRGEVAVELHTDIPDRFRESMRLSALGKTGERREVQIEDLWPHKGMLVLKFAGVETISDAELLIGAELQLPSGERAELEPGWTYLSDLVGCVVFDRDRKVGPVEDVSFGAGEAPLLVVKSGTKLPYEIPFAQEFLEKLDLEHKEIRMRLPEGLLDVNERKVDRD encoded by the coding sequence GTGGTTAAAACCCAAGGCCGCCGCGGCGAAGTCGCAGTCGAGTTGCACACGGATATTCCGGATCGCTTCCGCGAGAGCATGCGGCTGTCGGCACTTGGGAAAACCGGTGAGCGTCGCGAAGTTCAGATCGAAGACCTGTGGCCCCATAAGGGAATGCTGGTCCTGAAGTTTGCGGGTGTCGAAACGATTTCTGACGCCGAGTTGCTGATCGGAGCTGAACTGCAGCTGCCGAGTGGCGAGCGCGCCGAACTAGAGCCTGGCTGGACGTATCTCAGTGATCTGGTCGGGTGCGTCGTTTTCGATCGCGACCGCAAAGTAGGTCCGGTTGAAGATGTAAGTTTTGGAGCCGGAGAAGCTCCCCTGCTGGTTGTAAAAAGCGGGACGAAGCTTCCCTACGAGATTCCGTTCGCACAAGAGTTCTTGGAAAAGCTGGACCTCGAACACAAAGAGATCCGGATGCGGTTGCCGGAAGGTTTGCTGGACGTGAACGAGAGAAAAGTGGACCGCGATTAG
- a CDS encoding DNA polymerase III subunit delta', whose translation MPFSDFLGNPETIHNLREMLSRKRFPHAVILSGARGSGKYTLALMLARTLNCLEQPLAGGLPDFCGRCANCTRIAQAEDLDARFAEAVEARDGMRESDKKETRLFVQTHPDVLVIPPDPPQMMIKVDQVRHVIANIYFRPAESRERIYIFTNSAFMKEAANSLLKVLEEPPEFATIFLLTENPGELLPTIRSRSVNFALSAVGLEEIENMLAQRRTHWNPREQALVARLSEGAVGRALSFDLKTYVAARAQALVLLNSSLRGTEHTDLFKMTETFRPGAEGREKIDNLLGTMYSLLEDLMFLESGTPQLVRNTDILGELKKLAEAADFEWINRAARGLGEVERGMRRNLLRSLSLDSFATALERTT comes from the coding sequence ATGCCGTTCTCTGATTTTCTCGGCAACCCGGAAACGATTCATAACCTGCGGGAGATGCTGTCGCGGAAAAGATTCCCGCATGCCGTGATTCTTTCCGGCGCTCGCGGATCAGGTAAGTACACGCTCGCCCTGATGCTGGCGCGCACCCTAAATTGCCTGGAGCAGCCTCTCGCCGGCGGCCTTCCCGATTTCTGCGGACGCTGCGCCAACTGTACCCGTATCGCTCAAGCCGAAGACCTCGACGCAAGATTTGCGGAAGCCGTCGAAGCCCGAGACGGCATGCGCGAATCCGACAAGAAAGAAACGCGCCTGTTCGTGCAGACTCATCCGGACGTGCTCGTCATCCCGCCCGATCCTCCGCAGATGATGATCAAGGTCGATCAAGTCCGCCACGTCATTGCCAATATTTACTTTCGACCTGCCGAGTCGCGCGAGCGCATTTACATCTTTACGAATTCCGCCTTCATGAAAGAAGCGGCCAACTCTCTGCTGAAAGTCCTGGAAGAACCGCCAGAGTTCGCCACGATTTTTCTGCTGACAGAAAATCCCGGCGAATTGCTGCCCACGATCCGTTCTCGCTCGGTGAATTTCGCGTTGAGCGCGGTGGGTCTGGAAGAAATTGAAAACATGCTTGCCCAGCGCCGTACCCATTGGAACCCGCGAGAACAGGCACTGGTCGCGCGTTTGAGCGAGGGGGCGGTCGGTCGTGCCCTGTCCTTCGATCTGAAGACCTATGTTGCGGCCCGCGCCCAGGCCCTGGTGCTGCTGAATTCTTCTCTGCGCGGCACGGAGCATACCGATCTCTTCAAGATGACAGAAACGTTTCGTCCCGGCGCCGAAGGCCGAGAGAAGATCGACAATCTGCTCGGCACGATGTATTCGCTGCTGGAGGACCTGATGTTTCTGGAATCCGGCACGCCGCAATTGGTCCGCAACACGGACATCTTGGGCGAACTGAAAAAACTGGCCGAGGCCGCCGACTTTGAGTGGATCAACCGTGCCGCCCGCGGCCTGGGAGAAGTTGAGCGCGGCATGCGCCGCAACCTGCTGCGATCGCTCTCATTGGACTCCTTTGCGACAGCACTCGAACGGACAACCTAG
- a CDS encoding M61 family metallopeptidase has protein sequence MDSRRAFRCLCFALVLAASASMLAAPAPTITLSVDASDAPRKLMHAQLRIPASPGTLTLYYPKWIPGEHGPTGPVQDLTGLKFTASGKPLTWRRDLLDGWTFHVEVPDGESEVTASLDYASPATLQGGYGSGSAATEKLYVVNWNTLVLYPAGWTSDELTYNASLKLPPGWKFGTSLPVANQAGAEIHFVPISLTMLVDGPVIAGEYLKIVPLSSDTTPAEIDVVADTPGALAAPPEVWEHFKKLVEQAGILFGARHYRDYHFLLTLSDHVAHFGLEHHESNDSRIEERSLVEDEGRLSAAGLLGHEYVHSWNGKYRRPADLSTPDYEKPMQTDLLWVYEGMTSYLGDVLTARSGERNQEQARDALAQIAADIDHRSGRVWRDLQDTADGVPSMQMSSRGWSDYRRGLDYYDEDVLNWLWADVIIRQQTKGKKSLDDFCKLFHGGQTGPPMLKTYNFDDVVNALNQVATYDWRGFWKERLTTHGPRGPLGGVNGSGWKLVYDENPSPLTRAGEHEGKSIDAQYSVGLSLKDSGGVQDTVEGMSGAKAGIGPGMMIVAVNGHKFSPDAWHDAIAAAKTSSAPIELIVENADYFRTIKLDYHDGEKYPHLVREESKPDLLTEIFKAK, from the coding sequence ATGGATTCACGCCGTGCTTTTCGTTGCTTGTGTTTTGCGTTGGTGCTGGCAGCATCCGCGTCAATGTTGGCCGCTCCTGCTCCAACGATTACGCTGTCGGTGGACGCTTCCGATGCGCCCCGTAAGTTGATGCACGCGCAGTTGAGGATTCCGGCATCGCCCGGAACGCTGACGCTCTACTATCCGAAATGGATTCCCGGCGAGCATGGCCCGACTGGCCCCGTGCAGGATCTGACGGGATTGAAATTTACGGCAAGCGGCAAGCCGCTGACGTGGCGCCGCGATTTATTGGACGGATGGACGTTCCATGTGGAAGTACCGGATGGCGAAAGTGAAGTGACGGCGAGCCTCGACTACGCTTCTCCGGCAACGTTGCAAGGTGGCTACGGTTCGGGTTCCGCGGCAACGGAGAAGTTGTACGTGGTCAATTGGAACACGCTGGTCCTGTATCCGGCGGGTTGGACTTCCGACGAACTCACTTACAACGCAAGCCTGAAGCTGCCGCCGGGATGGAAGTTTGGCACATCGTTGCCGGTTGCGAATCAGGCTGGCGCCGAAATTCACTTTGTGCCAATTTCGCTGACGATGCTGGTGGATGGTCCGGTCATAGCCGGTGAGTATTTGAAAATCGTGCCGCTCAGCAGCGACACGACTCCGGCGGAAATTGATGTCGTCGCCGACACGCCGGGCGCTCTGGCTGCGCCTCCAGAAGTATGGGAACACTTCAAGAAACTGGTAGAGCAGGCGGGAATTCTGTTTGGCGCGCGCCACTATCGCGACTATCACTTCCTGTTGACGCTCAGCGATCATGTGGCCCATTTCGGACTTGAGCATCACGAGTCGAATGACAGCCGGATCGAAGAGCGCTCGCTGGTAGAAGACGAAGGTCGCTTGTCGGCAGCGGGGTTGCTCGGTCACGAGTATGTCCACAGTTGGAATGGGAAATACCGGCGTCCGGCCGATCTGTCTACGCCTGACTATGAGAAGCCCATGCAGACGGACTTGCTATGGGTTTACGAAGGAATGACGTCGTATCTGGGCGACGTGCTGACTGCGCGCAGTGGTGAGCGAAATCAGGAACAGGCGCGTGACGCGCTTGCGCAGATCGCCGCGGACATCGATCATCGTTCGGGCCGTGTTTGGCGCGATCTTCAGGATACGGCCGATGGAGTGCCGTCCATGCAAATGTCGTCTCGCGGCTGGTCGGATTACCGCCGCGGGCTCGACTACTACGATGAGGACGTTCTGAACTGGTTGTGGGCGGATGTCATCATCCGGCAACAGACTAAGGGGAAGAAGTCGCTGGATGATTTCTGCAAACTGTTTCATGGCGGCCAGACTGGTCCGCCAATGTTGAAGACTTACAATTTTGACGACGTCGTCAATGCGTTGAACCAGGTTGCAACGTATGACTGGCGTGGCTTTTGGAAGGAGCGCCTCACGACCCATGGACCGCGTGGACCGCTCGGCGGCGTGAACGGTAGTGGATGGAAGCTGGTGTATGACGAGAATCCATCTCCCTTGACGCGCGCTGGTGAACATGAAGGCAAATCGATCGATGCGCAATATTCAGTCGGCTTGTCGCTCAAAGATAGCGGCGGAGTGCAGGATACAGTCGAAGGAATGAGTGGCGCGAAAGCCGGAATCGGGCCGGGAATGATGATCGTCGCCGTGAATGGTCACAAGTTTTCTCCAGATGCCTGGCACGACGCGATCGCAGCCGCAAAAACCAGTTCTGCTCCCATCGAACTCATCGTCGAGAATGCCGATTACTTCCGGACGATTAAACTCGATTATCACGACGGAGAAAAGTATCCCCACCTGGTGCGGGAGGAATCGAAGCCGGACTTGCTGACGGAAATTTTCAAGGCGAAGTGA
- a CDS encoding ribonuclease HII — MSPAAAKLRLLKRLKCTLKFEKRAWAAGGRLVAGADEVGRGSLFGPVVAAAVILDPAYRIRGLRDSKLLPVERREELAIRIREHSIAIGIAAVDSARIDQINIYQASRLAMLHAIQQLVPAPDYLLADAVKIDCDIPQQPIIHGDALSATIAAASIIAKVERDRMITAWDPVFPMYGLASNKGYSTAHHIAALREHGPSPLHRQSFAPVWNAPVPQEVLGFMLDEPEKDGEVVVVLAGD, encoded by the coding sequence ATGTCTCCCGCCGCAGCCAAATTGCGCCTGCTCAAAAGATTGAAATGCACGCTCAAGTTTGAAAAGCGGGCATGGGCTGCGGGAGGGCGACTGGTCGCCGGTGCGGACGAAGTGGGCCGTGGATCCCTGTTCGGCCCGGTTGTGGCGGCCGCCGTCATTCTCGACCCCGCGTATCGCATTCGCGGACTGCGCGATTCCAAATTGCTTCCTGTCGAACGTCGCGAAGAACTCGCGATCCGGATTCGCGAGCATTCGATTGCTATCGGGATCGCCGCCGTCGATTCCGCCCGCATTGATCAGATCAACATCTATCAGGCTTCACGACTGGCCATGCTGCACGCGATTCAGCAACTCGTACCCGCGCCGGATTATTTGCTGGCTGACGCGGTGAAGATCGATTGCGACATTCCTCAACAGCCGATCATTCACGGAGACGCACTCTCCGCCACCATCGCGGCCGCATCGATCATCGCCAAGGTGGAACGCGACCGCATGATCACCGCATGGGACCCGGTGTTTCCGATGTATGGCCTCGCGTCCAACAAGGGTTACAGCACCGCGCATCACATCGCGGCGCTCCGCGAGCACGGCCCGTCGCCGCTCCATCGTCAATCGTTTGCGCCCGTGTGGAATGCGCCCGTCCCGCAGGAGGTGCTGGGCTTTATGCTCGACGAGCCGGAGAAGGACGGCGAAGTTGTGGTCGTGTTGGCTGGGGATTAG
- the rplS gene encoding 50S ribosomal protein L19 — MTNLIIEKLLAKSKRTDIPNFGPGDTVKVQVKIKEGDKERIQAFEGVVISRTRGPQASFTVRKISFGQGVERIFPIQSKVVDKVDVLRSAKVRRAKLYYLRELKGKAARLKEVDTRA; from the coding sequence ATGACAAACCTGATTATCGAAAAATTGCTGGCCAAGAGTAAGCGGACTGACATCCCGAATTTTGGCCCGGGAGACACCGTCAAGGTTCAAGTAAAGATCAAGGAAGGCGACAAGGAACGCATTCAGGCGTTCGAAGGCGTCGTCATTTCGCGCACACGCGGGCCGCAGGCCAGCTTTACCGTCCGCAAGATCAGCTTCGGACAGGGCGTCGAGCGTATTTTCCCGATCCAGTCCAAGGTCGTCGACAAGGTCGACGTGCTCCGTTCCGCGAAAGTCCGGCGCGCGAAGCTGTATTACCTCCGCGAGTTGAAGGGCAAGGCCGCGCGCTTGAAAGAAGTAGACACCCGCGCCTAG
- a CDS encoding AhpC/TSA family protein, giving the protein MKWRSLQEANPGSDLRPLREQYAERKELIAKYVPADVQAVHERTVSALKAQGFAAKALGVGAKTPAFELSDHNGKRVLYSDLLSRGRLVISFIRGRWCPFCVGQMESMSAIAEQIQAAGGSLVAISPQTEKQAFFMHDQHKLRFPILVDTHNAVAHLFGLAYRVPDEQQAMYRSTFVNLPFVNGDNSWELPIPATYVITSNGNILFAAPNENYMERPEPLDILALLETSA; this is encoded by the coding sequence ATGAAGTGGCGCTCTCTCCAGGAAGCCAATCCGGGATCAGACCTTCGCCCGTTGCGCGAGCAGTATGCCGAGCGCAAAGAGCTGATCGCCAAGTATGTCCCGGCCGACGTCCAAGCTGTCCATGAACGTACTGTCTCCGCTCTGAAGGCTCAGGGATTCGCTGCTAAAGCGCTCGGCGTCGGCGCGAAAACGCCAGCGTTTGAACTTTCCGATCACAACGGTAAGCGAGTTTTATACTCGGATTTACTCTCGCGAGGACGCCTTGTGATCTCATTCATCCGCGGACGCTGGTGTCCATTTTGTGTTGGTCAAATGGAGTCGATGAGCGCCATCGCCGAGCAAATTCAGGCGGCCGGAGGTTCGTTAGTCGCGATCTCTCCGCAAACCGAGAAGCAAGCTTTCTTCATGCACGACCAGCACAAACTCCGCTTTCCGATCCTGGTAGACACACACAACGCGGTCGCCCACCTGTTTGGACTCGCCTACCGCGTCCCGGACGAACAGCAGGCCATGTATCGGAGCACTTTCGTGAATCTTCCCTTTGTGAATGGCGATAACAGTTGGGAATTGCCGATTCCGGCAACCTACGTGATCACTTCCAATGGCAACATCCTCTTCGCAGCGCCAAATGAAAATTACATGGAGCGGCCTGAACCGCTCGACATTCTGGCACTCCTCGAAACGAGCGCCTAG
- the rpsP gene encoding 30S ribosomal protein S16 → MIRLSRIGKPKQPYYRVVVIEKERARNGRPVEVVGTYNPRTNPATFDLKRERITYWVSKGAQLSERVGKLLAAPVPAATSVA, encoded by the coding sequence ATGATTCGCTTGTCGCGTATTGGTAAACCGAAGCAGCCGTATTATCGCGTCGTGGTGATCGAGAAGGAACGGGCTCGCAATGGACGTCCGGTGGAAGTCGTGGGAACGTACAATCCCCGCACCAATCCGGCCACGTTTGATCTCAAGCGGGAACGCATTACCTATTGGGTTTCTAAGGGCGCTCAGCTTTCCGAGCGCGTCGGAAAATTGCTCGCAGCGCCGGTTCCGGCTGCGACCTCGGTAGCTTAG
- the trmD gene encoding tRNA (guanosine(37)-N1)-methyltransferase TrmD encodes MLVEILTIFPDFFRGPLDFGIIRRARETGLVEVNIHDLRNFTKDKHRTVDDRPFGGGEGMVLKPEPIFECLESQSGWATRDERLSGTAKQSVIVLSPQGRQLDQSLAAELSTLERIALICGRYEGVDDRVSEHLADREVSIGDYVLSGGELGAAVILDTITRLIPGAVGNEASTRQESFTEPGIARAPLAANIPSSTCLSGGLLDYPHYTRPADFRGLAVPEVLVNGNHEDIRRWRRKTALAKTLRNRPDLLERVALTEEDRQLLSEISGRH; translated from the coding sequence ATGCTTGTCGAAATTCTCACGATTTTTCCCGACTTCTTTCGCGGACCACTGGATTTTGGAATCATCCGCCGGGCCCGGGAAACGGGACTGGTTGAAGTAAACATTCACGATCTGCGGAACTTTACGAAAGACAAGCACCGCACCGTGGATGACCGCCCGTTTGGCGGCGGCGAGGGCATGGTGCTCAAGCCGGAACCGATCTTTGAATGTTTGGAATCGCAGAGTGGCTGGGCGACGCGAGATGAGCGCCTAAGTGGAACCGCGAAGCAATCGGTTATTGTGCTTTCGCCGCAAGGCCGCCAGTTGGATCAGTCGCTGGCTGCGGAATTATCGACGCTGGAGCGGATTGCGTTAATCTGCGGCCGCTACGAAGGCGTGGATGATCGAGTGAGCGAGCACTTGGCAGACCGCGAGGTTTCGATCGGCGACTATGTGCTCAGCGGAGGCGAACTGGGAGCAGCAGTGATTCTGGATACGATCACGCGGCTCATTCCGGGTGCGGTCGGCAACGAAGCGTCGACCCGGCAGGAGTCGTTTACAGAACCCGGTATAGCCCGAGCGCCATTGGCGGCGAATATTCCGAGTTCGACGTGCCTGTCGGGCGGATTGCTCGATTATCCGCACTACACGCGGCCCGCGGATTTTCGGGGCCTGGCAGTACCGGAAGTGCTGGTGAACGGGAATCACGAAGATATCCGTCGCTGGCGACGCAAGACGGCGTTGGCGAAGACATTGCGCAATCGTCCTGATCTGCTGGAACGAGTCGCGCTGACAGAAGAAGACCGGCAATTGCTGAGCGAAATCAGCGGGCGTCACTAG
- a CDS encoding KH domain-containing protein, giving the protein MTEQPANARALIEHIAKALVDAPTEVFIDEYEDGDESVIELEVAEADLGKVIGRSGRVARALRGVLSAVGSKQDKRYALEIIE; this is encoded by the coding sequence ATGACCGAGCAACCCGCCAATGCGCGAGCGCTGATTGAGCACATTGCCAAAGCCCTGGTTGACGCTCCCACAGAAGTTTTCATCGACGAGTACGAAGATGGCGACGAATCCGTCATCGAACTCGAAGTGGCCGAAGCGGATCTGGGCAAGGTCATCGGACGTTCCGGCCGCGTTGCCCGCGCGTTGCGCGGTGTGTTGAGCGCGGTAGGATCCAAGCAGGATAAGCGCTACGCGCTGGAGATCATCGAATAG
- a CDS encoding energy transducer TonB, whose amino-acid sequence MHRTWTTTILALILAISGVSHAKDAAARIRKAVEKSTLNQPGTKPFHMKAVVAPTKASERASNRTATVEIWWAAPDRWRRELHSPEFQQIEIVDGAREWQKNEGDYFPEWLREVAVALIDPVPSLDTVLAQVDSGEEKKLMGMSHFSWMMMSSNGSVEKAMGGALAIDDKTGLLLYGGGFGWGGEFKEPKNFHGRMVAQTVRSGSSPEVTAQVTVLDDLKDPAPDLFDAAKAENDVQLLKTLTVDEPTLRKNLLPAGAPAWPPLPDGPREGVLTTAVTVDRAGKVREIDTIVSDNPAIADAAREFIRSMHFQPYVDNGVPVQVVSRITLPFKVDRPAGVEVLESARFYFDGGRKLSFPAAGTGPPYVLEASFQARTKGGTLETGKYVDSWKSETEWRREATIGSSRCIRSRHGDDRYQLVEGPDEWLVRLALRVMEPIPAIDTFVESDWKMKRDTITGVKTIRVLTGYESPEGKLDPDHARGYWFDESGKLVRTYFLGMEMNRSKFEDYNGIAIPREIEVLSKGDLGMLIEVQKIVPAAELPDSEFIVSGHKWNRAFTDEVR is encoded by the coding sequence ATGCATCGCACTTGGACGACAACGATCCTGGCACTTATCTTGGCGATTTCGGGCGTGAGCCACGCAAAAGACGCCGCCGCAAGAATCCGCAAGGCCGTAGAAAAAAGCACTCTTAACCAGCCCGGGACTAAACCCTTCCACATGAAGGCGGTGGTCGCTCCAACGAAAGCCTCCGAGCGAGCGTCGAACCGCACCGCCACGGTCGAAATCTGGTGGGCCGCGCCAGATCGATGGCGGCGCGAGCTTCATTCGCCGGAGTTCCAGCAGATTGAAATCGTGGATGGCGCGAGGGAATGGCAGAAGAATGAAGGAGACTATTTTCCGGAATGGTTGCGGGAGGTCGCAGTTGCACTCATCGATCCCGTGCCATCGCTGGACACGGTGCTGGCGCAGGTGGACAGCGGCGAAGAGAAAAAACTGATGGGCATGAGCCACTTCAGCTGGATGATGATGAGTTCCAACGGAAGCGTGGAGAAGGCGATGGGCGGCGCGCTCGCCATCGACGACAAGACAGGACTGCTGCTTTATGGCGGCGGTTTCGGCTGGGGTGGCGAATTCAAGGAACCCAAGAATTTCCACGGCCGCATGGTTGCGCAAACGGTTCGCTCCGGTTCGTCTCCTGAAGTGACAGCCCAAGTCACAGTCCTCGACGATCTCAAGGACCCTGCGCCCGACCTCTTCGACGCTGCGAAAGCTGAAAATGATGTGCAGTTGCTGAAGACGCTGACAGTCGACGAACCCACACTGCGAAAAAACCTGTTACCCGCCGGCGCGCCGGCGTGGCCTCCGCTTCCCGATGGTCCGCGGGAAGGAGTGCTGACAACCGCCGTCACCGTTGATCGCGCGGGAAAAGTACGAGAAATAGACACGATCGTTTCCGACAACCCGGCCATTGCTGACGCAGCCAGAGAATTCATCCGCTCCATGCATTTCCAGCCATACGTGGACAACGGTGTCCCCGTGCAAGTGGTGTCGCGGATCACCCTGCCGTTCAAGGTGGATCGTCCGGCCGGCGTCGAAGTTCTTGAGAGTGCGCGTTTTTACTTTGACGGTGGCCGAAAACTTTCCTTTCCCGCGGCTGGGACCGGGCCTCCGTATGTCTTGGAAGCATCGTTCCAGGCAAGGACCAAGGGAGGAACATTAGAAACCGGCAAGTATGTGGACAGTTGGAAGAGCGAGACGGAATGGCGCCGCGAAGCGACGATCGGCAGCAGTCGCTGCATACGATCCCGGCATGGCGATGACCGCTACCAACTCGTCGAGGGACCAGATGAGTGGCTCGTGCGGTTGGCGCTGAGAGTGATGGAACCGATTCCGGCGATAGACACGTTTGTTGAGTCCGATTGGAAAATGAAAAGAGACACGATCACCGGCGTAAAAACGATCCGCGTTCTGACCGGTTACGAAAGCCCCGAGGGAAAACTGGACCCTGACCATGCTCGCGGTTACTGGTTTGATGAGTCCGGCAAACTGGTAAGAACGTATTTTCTGGGGATGGAAATGAACCGGTCAAAGTTCGAAGACTACAACGGCATCGCTATTCCGCGCGAGATCGAGGTGCTCAGCAAAGGTGATCTGGGAATGCTGATTGAAGTTCAAAAAATCGTTCCCGCAGCAGAACTGCCGGATTCGGAGTTTATTGTGTCTGGACACAAGTGGAATCGAGCTTTCACCGACGAAGTGCGCTAA
- a CDS encoding dTMP kinase, whose amino-acid sequence MCRLHGRILKAKQPAIIPPVSARGKFITFEGLDGSGKSTQIAKLARGLRARGVSVTITREPGGTHTGEKIREVLLHSATSGLSPYAEMALMFASRAQHIHEVILPAVAEGRVVLCDRFTDSTEAYQGGGRRLGSKPVLQLHELLCGNLQPDLTILLDNEVSATVDRARRRNRQEKHRRPEKDENRFEQESRAFFGRVRHAYLAIAAREPHRMQIIDARGTPRETHAVIMEVVKKKLKL is encoded by the coding sequence ATGTGTCGGCTACACGGTCGAATCCTAAAGGCGAAGCAGCCTGCTATCATTCCTCCCGTGTCCGCGCGCGGAAAATTCATCACCTTTGAAGGTCTGGACGGCAGCGGCAAGAGCACGCAAATCGCGAAACTGGCGCGCGGCCTCCGTGCGCGCGGCGTTTCGGTGACCATTACCCGGGAGCCCGGCGGAACCCATACCGGAGAAAAGATTCGCGAAGTCCTGCTGCACTCCGCAACTTCGGGATTGTCTCCGTACGCAGAGATGGCTCTGATGTTTGCGTCTCGCGCTCAGCATATTCACGAAGTAATTTTGCCGGCGGTCGCCGAAGGCCGAGTTGTCCTCTGCGACCGCTTCACCGACTCGACTGAGGCGTACCAGGGCGGCGGCCGCAGGCTGGGATCGAAACCCGTCCTTCAACTTCACGAACTACTCTGCGGGAACCTGCAACCCGATCTCACCATTCTGCTCGACAATGAAGTCAGCGCAACCGTTGACCGTGCCCGTCGCCGCAATCGCCAGGAGAAGCACCGCCGTCCAGAAAAAGATGAGAACCGGTTTGAGCAAGAAAGCCGCGCTTTTTTCGGGCGCGTGCGGCATGCCTATCTGGCCATCGCCGCCCGGGAGCCGCATCGCATGCAAATAATCGATGCCCGCGGCACCCCGCGCGAGACGCATGCCGTTATCATGGAAGTGGTAAAGAAGAAGCTCAAACTGTAG